Below is a window of Clostridiales bacterium DNA.
TTCTGTACGGTAACAGAATATACGGTTCATTGCTTTTCTCCACAATATCCAGCCAGGGGCAGGCGGAAACGATATCCAGCCGGGTGTTCAGGCGGTTTTCCGCTTTCGCGCCATCATTACCGGTAAGTTCCGGCCAGGTCAGGAATATTCCATCCCGGGTATAAAAGGAAACGCGGTCGCAGGCATTGGCCAGGGGAGAACGGCGGAACTGGACCATGGCAGTATTTTCAGCACGGATACCGAGCTTATGATCATCCGAATCATCCCGGACGATCTGGTTCAGCGCGGTGATCAGCACGGAGTTTTCCGAAAGGTCCCGCATGGTCATCCGCATCATGGAGAAATCTTCCTGCAGTTCGTGGGAGATGTTTTCGGCCATGTTGTGGAAGCGGGCCACGGTATATTCTTTGGATCCTTCCCGGGTGATGTCCATGGCATAGGATGACAATAACAGCATTGCCAGAATCATCATCGCGGAGAATATCAGTACGATTTTAACGCTCAGCCGCATGGGATCACCGTCCTTCTGTGCGCCCATCATATCACAGGAGGCGGTTTTCCGAAAGGAAAAGTGCTGTTTGTGCCGGATATTCCATTACACCGTGCCGGATTTTCGCATGAATCAGGCGGATGCTTTCTTTTTTCTCATTCCCGTTTTGTATCTTAACGTGTGGAATATCCGCAGAATCGCTACAATGACGGTAACAGAACGGGGAATATCTGCCCGTAAGAGTTGATTGAAACAAAGGAGGAATCTGAACATGAAGAAACTGATTGCCATCCTGATGACGCTGGCCCTGCTGGCAGGCGTTTCCACCACCGCGCTGGCATATTCTGACAAAAACCTGGAAGCTCCCAAGGCCGGGGAAGTCGTGATTGACGGCGACCTGGGCGAGTGGGATACCACGAAGTGCCTGAAGATCAATGCGCAGAACCAGATCATCGACCAGATTGAGCACTGGGACGGCGAGGCGGACTGCTCCATGGAAACCTACGTGATGTGGGATGAGGAAAACCTCTACATCGCCATGAAGATCCTGGACGACACTCCCCTGGTCTACCGGGAAGGCTTCCCGCTGGATGAGCTGGACGCCGTGATCTTCTTCCTCTCCACTGATCCGGAAGCGGATCCCGCCCGCACCGAGTACACCGCCACCGACTGGCGGATCGTGCAGAGCGCGTACGGCTATAAGGGAGAATATGAATTCTTCAACTACATCGACCGCGACATGATCGCTGACACCCAGGGCTGGGATACCCAGGGTGAATACGGCGATGAGGTGGTCTTTGACGACTACGAGGCAGCCATCGCCTCCATCGATGGCGGCATCGTCTGGGAAAGCAAAATCCCGCTGCATAACCTGAGCAACAAGAACATCCCGCAGCTGGTGCCCGAAGCCGGCAAGACGGTCGGATTCGATGTCTCCATCCTGGACGTGGACCTGCCGTGCCCCGGTATCCACAGCCTGCGGATGCAGTACTCCTCTGAACTGGACGGACGCGACCGCAAGCCGGAAATGCATGCGGTGGATACCAATCCGAGCCTGTGGGCCACGCTGACTTTTGTGGATTAACCCGGGAAGTGGGAACGGACAAGAGAAGGGGAGGGACCGGAACATGAAAAAAATGATTGCCCTGCTGCTGGCTGTGCTCCTTACGGTATCCTGCACCGGCGCGCTGGCAGCCAAGAATCCCAAGATCAACGCGGATGACCTGAATTTCGAAGCAATCATTGACGATACCGAAGCGGAAGGCACCGTGAATGTCTATCACTGGTGGACCGCCGGCGGCGAGAAGGATGCCATCGAGAGCGTTGTTTCGGAATTCAATTCGGTTTACCTGGAAGACGAAGCGGACAAGCCGGCCAAATCCAACGCGATTCCCGGCGGCGCCGGCGGCGCGATGGTCATGAAGGTGAAGGTGCTGCAGCAGACGGGCAAGAGCCCTGAAGCGTTCCAGGCCCATCCCGGCCAGGAAATCCAGCCCTACCTGGATTCCGACCTGCTGCTGAACCTGAACCAGGTATGGGAATACGGCGAACTGGAAGACCGGATTATTCCCGGCCTGGCGGAAATGTGCACCGCGGCGGACGGCAACCACTATGTGGTGCCGATCGGCATCCATAAGACCAACATCATCCTCTACAATATCCACGTATTTGAGAAGTACGGCGTGGCCATCCCGGATCATGAGGACATTACCTGGGACGAGTTCTGGGCCATCTGCGACGAGCTGGCTGCCAAGATGCCCGAAGGTGAATATCCGCTGGACCTGGGCGACCAGAAAGGCTGGCCAGCCAGCCAGGTGTTTGAGAATATCCTGCTGGGCACCGATCCGCAGATTTACGAGAATTTCATCAACGGCGAGTACAGCGTGGAAGACCTGACCCGCGTGATGGAGACCTATACCAAACTGATGGACTACGTCGCGCCGGACCATAACAGCCGCGACTGGTACCATGCCACCGGCTCCATGGTGAACGGCACCTACGCCATGCAGATCATGGGCGCCTGGGCGCAGCCGCTGATGACCAACATGGAACAGGTGTACGGCGTGGACTACGGCGTATTCACCTTCCCCGGCACCGAAGGCTGGTTCGGCATGTGCGTGGACGGATTTGTGGTGAGCAACAATTCCGCCAACGTGGAGGGCGGCGTCCGCTGGGCGTACAGCGTGTGCACCCAGGACGTGCAGGAATATTTCTCCGCACGGAAGGAATCCATCTCCCCCTACAATGATACGCCGGATGACATATACAACGAACTGACCCTGCATTTCAAGGAGCAGCTGCTGGATCCCGCCACAAAGGTGTATCCCAGCATCACCCACGGCACGGCGATTCCGTGGAGCGCCTCCACGAGCCTGCAGACCCAGATCCAGGAGTACGCCACCTCCACCGACCATGACGCGGAATACTATGCGAACCGTATCGTGAATATCCTCAGGGAAGCCAATGTGAAAGGAGACTGGAACCTTGTTGACTAAGAATCATTTCAGACGGGGCCTTGCGGTCCTTGCCGCGCTGATGATGGCGTTCAGCCTGGTCAGCGTTTCCGCGGCGGAAGAAACCGCCTATGAACAGCCGGTACTGAATCCCCATGTGAAAACCATTATTGAAGCCGACGGGTACCGGTTTATCGACCTGAACGGCAACGGCTCCCTGGACGTTTATGAAGACTGGCGCCTGGACGCGGACACCCGCGCCGACGACCTGGTGGGCCAGATGACTGTGCGGGAAAAGATCGCGCAGATGCAGCACCCGACCTACCTGCCCCGGGCTGACGGCAAGATTGCCCCGTACCTGCAGAAGTACTGCACGGACTACGGCATCGGGATGCTGCTGATCCGTGAACTGAACAGTGTGCAGACGGCGGCCGAGACCATGAACGTGGTGCAGGAATACGCCGAAGCGAGCCGCCTGGGCGTTCCGGTCCTGGTATCCATGGACTCCGTGCACGGCCTGAGCTACGTGTCCGGCGCGACCGTTACCGGGCATAACCTGGCCCTGGCCGCCACCCGCGATGAAGAACTGGTGACGAAGCTGGCTGAAATCGCCCGCGAAGAGCATATCGCCATCGGCGTCCGCATGACGCTGAGCCCCGAATCCGACATCGCCTCCGAACCCCGCTGGGGCCGCGTGATGGAGACATTCGGTGAGGATCCCGACCTGGTTACCCGCATGGTCCGGGCACAGATCGTGGCGTTCCAGAACGGGACCATGGGCGTCAACAAGGACGGCATCGTGGCGTGCATCAAGCACTTCCCCGGCGCCGGCCCGCAGATGGAAGGCAAGGACACCTCTCCCATCGTGGCGGATGAGGAAACCCTGCAGATTCACCTGAAGCCCTACTACGCCGCCATCGAAGCGAACGTCGGCTCCGTGATGCCGTATTACTCCGTGCCGCTGGCCCTGGATATGGAAAACAGCGCGATCGGCTCCAAGGCCGCGCTGCAGGACCTGCTGCGGGACCAGATGGGCTTTGACGGAATCATCCAGACCGACTGGGGTATGATCTGGGCCATCCAGGAAGCCCTGGGCACCATGACCGGCGAAGAAATCTCCGATGAGGAAGCCATCATCATCGGCGTGACCCAGAGCCGCGTGGACGGCATCGGCGGTGAATCCATCCGCCTGATCGACCAGATGGAAGAAATGACCGGCGAAGGCAAGATCGACGAAGCGATCCTGACCGCCGCGGCTTACCGCATTGTCCGCGCGAAGTTCGCGCTGGGCGTGTTTGAGAATCCCTACTGCGACGTGGAATACGCCGTATCCTTCGTGGGCAACGAAGAGCATACCGCGCTGAACCTGGAAGCCGCGCGGAAGGCCATGACCCTGCTGAAGAACGACGGCGCCCTGCCGCTGACGGCGAACGCCGGCCAGAAGATCCTGGTCTGCGGCCCGCGTGCCGGCGACATGGACTCCCTGGTGGGCGGCTGGTCCTCCCAGCAGGAAGGCCTGACCATCGCTGCCGCGATTGAGAAGTATGCCGGTGAGAACGACACGGTGACCTTCATCGCGGACGACGTGACGGCGATTGCCGAAGCGGCAAAGGATGCCGACGTCGTGATCGTTTCCGTCGGTGAGCCCAGCTACCAGCATGACCCGCCATGGGGCTATGACACCCTCGAAATCACCGCCTCCCAGCAGGAGATCCTCGAAGCGGTGAAGGCCAATACCCAGGGAAAGATCATCACGGTGGTAACCGGCGGACGGCCCTACATCCTGACCTGGTGCGACGAAAACACCAACGCGATCCTTGAAGCCTACTATCCCGGCCAGCAGGGCGGCATCGCAATTGCCGAGACGATCTTCGGGGAGAACAACCCGACCGGTAAGACTCCGCTGCAGTTCCCGCGGGATATGGCTTCTGTGAACGACCAGTCCGGCGACGTCTCCTTCGACCTGGAGAACCCGCTGTACGATTACGGCTGGGGCCTGAGTTACGAGTAAGCACTAAAGACGACCTGCGCAGGCCCGGTTTTCCGGCGCCTGCGCAGGCTTTCCTGAGAGGAAGCGCTGCTTATGGGAAAGATCCAATTATTCCTGAACAATTTCTACAAGATGACGTTTGAGGGCAAGGGCGCCTTCTGGGGCATCATCCTGGCAGTCCTGCTCCTTGTCCTGGTCTATCTCTGCGCGGAAAACCTCAGGAACAAGCTGAAGAGAAAGGAATGGTTCCTGCTGGCTGTTCCGGCGCTGCTGCTGGCTGTGTTCGCGCTGGTGCTGGTCAACTCCTGCAACTACGTTCCGATATCGGAACGGGCGGAAGGCACCCCGGCTTACGCCTGGGAGCAGACGACCAAGAAATCGGAAAACACCCTGGAGTATGTGTCGGACGTGAAGGATCCCGCCACCGGGGCGGCCTGCACCCAGACATATACCTTCAGCGATATCCTGGGCCGGCTGACCACCCGCGAGACCTCCGACCATGTGGCGGAGGAATTCACGGTGACCGGATCGGACGAAACCTCCGGAATCACTTTCTACCCGGACGGAACCTACAGGTTCAGCACAGCCGACGGCAGTGCTGAGGAGACCGGAAAATATACCTATGCGGACAAGGCGCTGACGCTGGTGAACGACACGGACGGCACCGAGACCAAGGTGGGCAAAACCAGCTCCAAGCTGCGGTACACCTCCGCGGTGACGGATCCCGCCACCGGCGAGGCGTACAAGGCGGAATACGGCATCAAAGGCCTCAAGGAAATGTTCGTCATTGAGGAAAGCGCCGAAGCTGTGCAGGAAGCCTATACAGCGGAAAGTACGGACGGAGCCACCTCCATCACGTTCAATCCGGACGGCACGTACACCTTCGCGGCGGCGGACGGCAGCGTGCAGGAGAACGGACACTACGCCTACCGCGGCGGCGAGCTGGTGATGGCCAACGCCGAAGGCGCGGCCGCATTCCGGAAGAATTTCAGCGCGCAGTATATCTGGCTGATCTTCGCGGCGGCGGTCGCAGCGGCGATGGTGCTGATCTATGTGTTCCATGACAGGATCAAGGCATTCCTGAACCGGCACCCGATGATCTGGCTGCTGATTCCCGCGGCCCTGCTGATCTACTTCGTGTATGTGGCCATCGGCTGGAACGTGTGGGTGTCCGTGTCCGACTGGCCGGACCACAGCCAGACAGCCTCTTACGGCTGGGGCGGTTTCGGGCAGTATGCGAAGATGTTCGCCGACAGCTCCTTCTGGAATTCCGTGTGGAATACGCTGAAGCTGTTCCTGATCATTCCGGTCTGCCTGCTGCTGGGCCTGGGCCTGGCGCTGGTGATGGACCAGGGCCTGAAAGGAACCCCGGTATTCCGGACGCTGATCCTGCTGCCATTTGCCCTTTCCTTCGTGGTGACGGGCCTGATCTGGCAGCAGATGTTCAACGGCAACGGCGGTATCCTGGTGGAATTCTTCCGGCTGCAGGGAATTAACCTGAATATCAACTGGACCAGCAACGAGATGGTCATGTTCTCGATCATGCTGGTGATGGTATGGCAGTTCTCCGGCTATGTGGCGGTGATCTTCCTGGCGGCCATCAAGAATGTGCCGACCAATATTGTGAACGCCGCCAAGCTGGACGGTTCCTACATGCCCCGCATCTACCGGAAGATGATCCTGCCGCAGATGACCGGCGCAATGGGCAGCTGCATCACCATCCTGGCCATGTACGCGCTGCGTTCATTTGACCTGATCTACTCACTGACCAGCTACACGAATCCGGCATCCGCGACACTGCCGATCATGATGTACAACGAAATGTACGCCCATGACAACTATGCGTACGCCGCGGCTATCAGCTGCTTCCTGCTGGTGATGGTACTGGTGCTGATTCTGCCGCTGACTTACCTGACGAACAGGAGGAAGAGATAATATGCAGGACAACATGATTGCTGAGCGCAGCAAGGCAGGGCAGGCGGCACAGACGCTGCGGGTCAAGCCGAAATGGCATATGACCGTGCTGCATATTGTCTACTACCTGATCCTGGTCCTTTTCCTGGTATTCTACATGCTGCCCTTCTGGGGCGCGCTCGTATCCTCCTTCAAGAGTAATGCCGAGGCGATCAGTACGTCGCCCATCGCGCTGCCGCAGAACTTCTCCATGGAAGGTTACAGCGGCGCTATGGACCTGCTGGCGGTCTCCCTGCTCAACAGCCTGGTGGTTACGGTATTCGGCGCCGCCGGATCCGTGTTCCTGGGATCGATCTGCGCGTACGCGCTGGGCAAATGGAAGTTCAGGCTGAACAACGTGTTCTTCATCGCCCTGATCGCGGCCACGTACCTGCCTTTCCAGGCGATCCTGATCCCCCTGCTGAGGAATATAACCAGTTACGGGCTGTACGACAATATATGGGGTATTGTGCTGGCTCACTCAATTTTCGGAATGCCGATGTGCACCACCATGATGCGCGGCTACTATGCCGAGGTGCCGGACGCACTGATCCGCCAGGCCATGATCGACGGAAACGGCATGTGGCAGATTTACCGGAAAATTGTGGTGCCCAACACCAAGCTGGCGACGATTACCACGTTTGTGTTCCAGTGCACATCCATCTGGAATGAGATGCTGTTCGCACTGGTCCTGGCAAACCAGGGCGAGGGCGCGCAGGCGCCGCTGGCCACGATTGTGCTGAACAGCTTTGTGGGTTCAACGGGTGTGGAAATCAACCAGCTGATGGCCGGCTCCATGATCCTGGCCCTGCCGATGCTGATCATCTACATCTTCATGGGTAAGTACCTGATCAGCGGCCAGATGAGCGGTGCGGTTACCGCGTCGTAAGGCGGAAAGGAGTTAACAAAATGAAAACATTCAAAAAGATTGCATCCCTGGTCCTGGCCGCCCTGCTGGCGCTCGGCGTGATGCCCGCCGCGGCAGAAGACGCGCCGGTACAGCCGGAGCTGGGAGCCCGGGTGAAGGACATCATTGAAGTGGACGGATACCGGTTCAGGGACCTGAATGACAACGGCGAGCTGGATCCCTATGAGGACTGGCGGCTGACCGCCGAAGAGCGGGCGGACGACCTGCTGGGCAAAATGGATATTGACCAGCAGGCAGCGCAGATGGTGCACCTGACGCTGGTAACGATGAAGGACAGCTGGTTTACCAAAAACAACGTGGGGTTTGCCCTGGTTTACGAATACATCTTCGAAACGGAAGAACCCGATGAGGATGAAGAGGAAGACGAAGAGGACGAGGACGAGGATGAGGACGAGGACAAGGAGCCTGAAGGACCTGTATCCAACGCCCGGAACGCCGCGCGCCTGACCAATGAGATCCAGGAGCTGAGCGAAGAGTCCGATTTCGGTATCCCGGTCATCTTCTCCATGGACACGGAAGCCGGCGCGGCCTTCGTGAAGGACGCAACCTACCTGCCGGATGAAATCAACCAGGGCGCTGCGAATGACGCGGAGCTGGTGGCGAAACTGAACCGGGTGCTGAAGGAAGAACTGATGGCGGTGGGCGTCCGCATGGCGTTGTCCCCGGATGCTGACCTGATTACCGATCCCCGGTGGGGCCGGAACCAGGAATGCTATTCCGAAGACACCGAAGTGGTGCAGAACCTGATCAAGGCGGCGGTCAAAGCCCTGCAGGGCGAAAACGGGGTAGATGAAAACTCTGTGGTCGCGACTGTGAAGCACTTCCCCGGCGCAGGCGCCCAGACGGGCGGCGTGGACGGAACCCCGCTGACGATCTCCGAAGACTCCCTGGAGCTCCACCTGGCCGGATTCAAAGCCGGTATGGAAGCCGGGGCGGCCGCAGTCATGCCGTACGGCTACTCCACGGTTCCGTACCTGGGCGGCGACGCGGTGGACAACTCCGCTGACCAGAGCGCTGTGGTCATGACCGACCTGCTGCGCGGACAGCTGGGCTATGAAGGCATCATCCAGACCGACTGGGGCCTGAACTTCTCCGGTGCGGCAAATGCCGGCGCGGATATCCTGGGCGGCGCGGGCGTACGCTCCACCCGGCAGGTGGTGGATGAGGTGCCGGCGGAAAAGATCACTGAAGCATGCCGCCGGATCCTGGTGCTGAAGTTTAAGATGGGCCTGTTTGAGAACCCCTACGTGGACGAAGACGCGGCTGAGGAAATCATCGGCAGTGAAGCGCACCGCGCGGTCGCGAAGGAAGCCGCGGCGAAGTCCTTCACGCTGGTGAAGTACGAGAACGCCGTATCCCTGGAAGGACAGAAGTTCATCGTGGCCGGCACC
It encodes the following:
- a CDS encoding carbohydrate ABC transporter substrate-binding protein, which gives rise to MKKMIALLLAVLLTVSCTGALAAKNPKINADDLNFEAIIDDTEAEGTVNVYHWWTAGGEKDAIESVVSEFNSVYLEDEADKPAKSNAIPGGAGGAMVMKVKVLQQTGKSPEAFQAHPGQEIQPYLDSDLLLNLNQVWEYGELEDRIIPGLAEMCTAADGNHYVVPIGIHKTNIILYNIHVFEKYGVAIPDHEDITWDEFWAICDELAAKMPEGEYPLDLGDQKGWPASQVFENILLGTDPQIYENFINGEYSVEDLTRVMETYTKLMDYVAPDHNSRDWYHATGSMVNGTYAMQIMGAWAQPLMTNMEQVYGVDYGVFTFPGTEGWFGMCVDGFVVSNNSANVEGGVRWAYSVCTQDVQEYFSARKESISPYNDTPDDIYNELTLHFKEQLLDPATKVYPSITHGTAIPWSASTSLQTQIQEYATSTDHDAEYYANRIVNILREANVKGDWNLVD
- a CDS encoding glycoside hydrolase family 3 C-terminal domain-containing protein — translated: MLTKNHFRRGLAVLAALMMAFSLVSVSAAEETAYEQPVLNPHVKTIIEADGYRFIDLNGNGSLDVYEDWRLDADTRADDLVGQMTVREKIAQMQHPTYLPRADGKIAPYLQKYCTDYGIGMLLIRELNSVQTAAETMNVVQEYAEASRLGVPVLVSMDSVHGLSYVSGATVTGHNLALAATRDEELVTKLAEIAREEHIAIGVRMTLSPESDIASEPRWGRVMETFGEDPDLVTRMVRAQIVAFQNGTMGVNKDGIVACIKHFPGAGPQMEGKDTSPIVADEETLQIHLKPYYAAIEANVGSVMPYYSVPLALDMENSAIGSKAALQDLLRDQMGFDGIIQTDWGMIWAIQEALGTMTGEEISDEEAIIIGVTQSRVDGIGGESIRLIDQMEEMTGEGKIDEAILTAAAYRIVRAKFALGVFENPYCDVEYAVSFVGNEEHTALNLEAARKAMTLLKNDGALPLTANAGQKILVCGPRAGDMDSLVGGWSSQQEGLTIAAAIEKYAGENDTVTFIADDVTAIAEAAKDADVVIVSVGEPSYQHDPPWGYDTLEITASQQEILEAVKANTQGKIITVVTGGRPYILTWCDENTNAILEAYYPGQQGGIAIAETIFGENNPTGKTPLQFPRDMASVNDQSGDVSFDLENPLYDYGWGLSYE
- a CDS encoding sugar ABC transporter permease, whose translation is MGKIQLFLNNFYKMTFEGKGAFWGIILAVLLLVLVYLCAENLRNKLKRKEWFLLAVPALLLAVFALVLVNSCNYVPISERAEGTPAYAWEQTTKKSENTLEYVSDVKDPATGAACTQTYTFSDILGRLTTRETSDHVAEEFTVTGSDETSGITFYPDGTYRFSTADGSAEETGKYTYADKALTLVNDTDGTETKVGKTSSKLRYTSAVTDPATGEAYKAEYGIKGLKEMFVIEESAEAVQEAYTAESTDGATSITFNPDGTYTFAAADGSVQENGHYAYRGGELVMANAEGAAAFRKNFSAQYIWLIFAAAVAAAMVLIYVFHDRIKAFLNRHPMIWLLIPAALLIYFVYVAIGWNVWVSVSDWPDHSQTASYGWGGFGQYAKMFADSSFWNSVWNTLKLFLIIPVCLLLGLGLALVMDQGLKGTPVFRTLILLPFALSFVVTGLIWQQMFNGNGGILVEFFRLQGINLNINWTSNEMVMFSIMLVMVWQFSGYVAVIFLAAIKNVPTNIVNAAKLDGSYMPRIYRKMILPQMTGAMGSCITILAMYALRSFDLIYSLTSYTNPASATLPIMMYNEMYAHDNYAYAAAISCFLLVMVLVLILPLTYLTNRRKR
- a CDS encoding carbohydrate ABC transporter permease; protein product: MQDNMIAERSKAGQAAQTLRVKPKWHMTVLHIVYYLILVLFLVFYMLPFWGALVSSFKSNAEAISTSPIALPQNFSMEGYSGAMDLLAVSLLNSLVVTVFGAAGSVFLGSICAYALGKWKFRLNNVFFIALIAATYLPFQAILIPLLRNITSYGLYDNIWGIVLAHSIFGMPMCTTMMRGYYAEVPDALIRQAMIDGNGMWQIYRKIVVPNTKLATITTFVFQCTSIWNEMLFALVLANQGEGAQAPLATIVLNSFVGSTGVEINQLMAGSMILALPMLIIYIFMGKYLISGQMSGAVTAS
- a CDS encoding glycoside hydrolase family 3 C-terminal domain-containing protein codes for the protein MKTFKKIASLVLAALLALGVMPAAAEDAPVQPELGARVKDIIEVDGYRFRDLNDNGELDPYEDWRLTAEERADDLLGKMDIDQQAAQMVHLTLVTMKDSWFTKNNVGFALVYEYIFETEEPDEDEEEDEEDEDEDEDEDKEPEGPVSNARNAARLTNEIQELSEESDFGIPVIFSMDTEAGAAFVKDATYLPDEINQGAANDAELVAKLNRVLKEELMAVGVRMALSPDADLITDPRWGRNQECYSEDTEVVQNLIKAAVKALQGENGVDENSVVATVKHFPGAGAQTGGVDGTPLTISEDSLELHLAGFKAGMEAGAAAVMPYGYSTVPYLGGDAVDNSADQSAVVMTDLLRGQLGYEGIIQTDWGLNFSGAANAGADILGGAGVRSTRQVVDEVPAEKITEACRRILVLKFKMGLFENPYVDEDAAEEIIGSEAHRAVAKEAAAKSFTLVKYENAVSLEGQKFIVAGTLADDLRCLSSGWTAKEPVELKGTTILQALKNKAGEENVTYIADAAEVPADLSGVTAVVVMGEKSGTHDPAWGASTLEFPEEQVKLINALDKAGANVTAVVVMNRAYVLTPVTEAADSVLLVYRPGVTCGAEAVADCLFGETEITGRLPFQIPATMESVLAQREDMPKDIENPLYEYGFGIDAEGFGR